One segment of Camelus ferus isolate YT-003-E chromosome 26, BCGSAC_Cfer_1.0, whole genome shotgun sequence DNA contains the following:
- the DEFB107B gene encoding beta-defensin 107, whose product MKIFSFILAAIILLAQIFSARGGFQRQLHCQRMDGRCEVECLSFEDKIGGCRAELTPFCCKKRENN is encoded by the exons AtgaaaatcttttcctttattcttgctGCCATCATCCTTCTTGCTCAAATCTTCTCAG CCAGAGGAGGATTTCAAAGACAACTACACTGTCAGAGAATGGATGGTCGCTGCGAAGTCGAATGCCTTTCCTTTGAAGATAAGATTGGAGGCTGCCGAGCTGAACTGACACCATTTTGctgcaaaaaaagagagaataattAA
- the DEFB105B gene encoding beta-defensin 105 — protein MAPSRKMFYFVFAFFLILAQFPPGCQAGLEYVQPFPAGEFAVCEPCRLGRGKCRKMCTEEEKVVGSCKLNFVCCRRRMG, from the exons ATGGCCCCGAGCAGgaagatgttttattttgtctttgccTTTTTCCTCATTCTGGCTCAGTTTCCACCAG GGTGCCAGGCAGGACTCGAATACGTCCAGCCATTTCCAGCGG GTGAGTTCGCTGTTTGCGAGCCGTGCAGGCTCGGGCGGGGCAAATGCAGGAAGATGTGCACTGAGGAGGAGAAGGTCGTTGGAAGCTGCAAGCTGAACTTTGTGTGTTGCCGGCGGAGGATGGGGTGA
- the DEFB106B gene encoding beta-defensin 106, with protein MRTFLVLFAVCLFLAPARNGFFDERCYRLKGRCVRSCQKNEELVGLCQKSQQCCLILQPCWKS; from the exons ATGAGGACGTTCCTCGTTCTCTTTGCCGTCTGCCTCTTCCTGGCGCCAG CCAGGAATGGATTTTTTGATGAGAGATGCTACAGGCTTAAAGGGAGATGCGTTCGCTCTTGtcagaaaaatgaagaacttGTTGGTCTCTGCCAGAAGTCTCAGCAGTGCTGTCTGATACTCCAGCCGTGCTGGAAAAGTTAA